In a single window of the Flavobacterium sp. W4I14 genome:
- a CDS encoding hypothetical protein (product_source=Hypo-rule applied; superfamily=81336; transmembrane_helix_parts=Inside_1_23,TMhelix_24_46,Outside_47_49,TMhelix_50_69,Inside_70_102), with translation MERLFPVYRGLQRPLTYKGFKGRFIYWGVGILLLSLVIGALTMALINMYVGAIIMLSLVIGGFFYIGICQKKGLHNKTRSVGIYLQTNHLSKINLYGKTKRI, from the coding sequence GTGGAAAGGCTTTTTCCCGTTTACAGGGGCCTACAGCGGCCATTGACCTATAAAGGTTTTAAGGGACGATTTATTTATTGGGGCGTGGGTATCCTGCTGCTCTCGCTGGTTATCGGTGCGCTGACCATGGCGCTCATCAATATGTATGTAGGAGCGATCATTATGCTCTCGCTGGTCATCGGCGGCTTTTTTTACATCGGGATCTGCCAGAAAAAGGGACTTCACAACAAGACGCGTTCTGTTGGGATCTATCTCCAGACCAACCATCTTTCAAAAATCAATCTTTATGGTAAGACAAAAAGAATTTAG
- a CDS encoding hypothetical protein (product_source=Hypo-rule applied; pfam=PF05713; superfamily=109755): MGDEKTRNSFSLLEDIGMEGKNKQIGRPHKKTGKRTRKISVRFSEEEFSSILSLERLLGLKRTDIIRKRVLEVNLQLVFDGRSVLASIDQIGLELSRTGNNINQLARYANILNKQRVLSPVIFSRYYKELDRHSLLLQNLNLEIKKMIKMMGG, from the coding sequence TTGGGGGATGAGAAAACTCGCAACTCGTTTTCTCTTTTAGAAGATATTGGTATGGAAGGAAAGAATAAACAGATCGGACGGCCTCACAAAAAAACCGGCAAAAGAACCAGAAAAATCAGTGTGCGGTTTTCGGAAGAAGAATTTAGTTCTATCTTATCCCTAGAAAGACTTCTTGGGCTTAAAAGGACCGATATCATCAGAAAACGGGTGCTAGAGGTGAACCTTCAGTTAGTTTTTGATGGTCGTTCGGTTTTGGCGAGCATTGATCAGATAGGACTTGAACTTTCCAGGACCGGAAATAATATCAATCAACTTGCTAGGTACGCCAACATACTGAACAAGCAGCGGGTGCTCTCGCCGGTAATCTTTAGCCGGTATTATAAAGAGCTTGATAGACATTCCCTGCTATTACAAAATCTCAATCTGGAAATTAAGAAAATGATAAAAATGATGGGTGGCTAA
- a CDS encoding hypothetical protein (product_source=Hypo-rule applied; superfamily=53474), producing the protein MKVIMIHGRDQQGQDPSALKKTWIDTFEKGLTIQGLAIPSDLDFVFPFYGDLLDGLIREVADPATLDGVIAKGDIVPGELSFYYDLVNELAEQAGVTDAQISEHFKANYKERGVLNWEWVQSILKVLDRSSGMGDFSVRKFTYDVFMYLTVPAIRKKINEFVLSAFNEEPSVVIGHSLGSVVGYDVLRNNDFLNVKKYITIGSPLGVKAVRSKLTTPLVMPECIESGWYNAYDERDFVALKPLDERNFSVEPSIVNSNHVKNQTDNRHGIEGYLNDAVVAKEIYDALGDR; encoded by the coding sequence ATGAAAGTTATTATGATACATGGCCGCGATCAGCAGGGACAGGATCCTTCGGCTTTAAAGAAAACTTGGATAGACACTTTTGAAAAAGGTCTCACAATTCAGGGTCTGGCAATTCCATCCGATTTAGATTTTGTGTTTCCGTTTTATGGTGATCTTCTGGATGGACTGATAAGAGAAGTGGCAGATCCGGCAACTCTCGATGGTGTGATTGCCAAGGGAGATATCGTTCCGGGAGAACTTTCTTTCTATTATGACCTAGTCAACGAACTAGCTGAACAGGCAGGCGTTACTGATGCACAAATCAGTGAGCATTTTAAAGCTAATTATAAAGAGCGTGGGGTGTTGAACTGGGAATGGGTGCAGTCTATTTTAAAGGTACTGGATCGGAGTAGCGGCATGGGAGATTTTTCGGTTCGGAAGTTTACTTATGATGTCTTTATGTATTTAACGGTACCTGCTATTAGGAAGAAAATCAATGAATTTGTTTTGAGTGCTTTTAATGAAGAACCTTCCGTAGTAATTGGGCATTCTTTGGGTTCTGTTGTCGGTTACGACGTACTTCGGAACAATGATTTCCTGAATGTTAAAAAATATATCACCATCGGTTCTCCTTTGGGTGTAAAAGCGGTTAGATCAAAATTAACGACGCCCCTTGTGATGCCTGAGTGCATAGAGAGTGGATGGTATAATGCCTATGATGAACGTGATTTTGTTGCGCTAAAGCCGCTGGATGAGCGGAACTTTAGTGTTGAACCATCTATTGTTAACAGTAACCATGTCAAGAATCAAACAGATAATAGACATGGTATTGAAGGGTATCTCAATGACGCTGTTGTGGCGAAAGAAATCTATGATGCTTTGGGAGATAGATGA
- a CDS encoding hypothetical protein (product_source=Hypo-rule applied; transmembrane_helix_parts=Outside_1_4,TMhelix_5_24,Inside_25_105) yields the protein MSWIQFLSWMLCIYAFYYSGLIAFDLSRNRKQTYAENENETTVVIDLPEPEKVSLKEIEDEEIDYFLDDGELEEPPIVFSGGVSIKELFALARSETIEYTSSVSF from the coding sequence ATGAGCTGGATACAATTCCTGTCCTGGATGCTGTGCATCTATGCATTTTATTATTCAGGGCTTATCGCTTTCGATCTTTCCAGGAACAGAAAGCAGACCTATGCGGAAAACGAAAATGAGACCACAGTGGTTATTGATCTTCCCGAGCCTGAAAAGGTGTCGCTCAAAGAGATTGAAGATGAAGAGATTGATTATTTTCTGGATGATGGGGAACTGGAAGAGCCCCCGATCGTATTTTCCGGAGGGGTTTCCATCAAAGAACTGTTTGCCCTGGCCCGTTCAGAAACCATAGAGTACACTTCTTCGGTGTCGTTCTAG
- a CDS encoding uncharacterized DUF497 family protein (product_source=COG2929; cog=COG2929; pfam=PF03432), with product MIVKILGSSATFAGVRYNHEKMRSGKGELLKVRNFGSLMGLDRIGPQDYINYLKAVSNENKRVSKPQFHAVISAKGKSVSKDELLHTAEKWMAQMGYGENPYLVIFHTDTENNHVHIVSTRIDKNGRKTSSAFEKLRSVRALSIVMKREKADLTMLDKLLGYNFASVSQVRTLLENSGFEVRFEKENIEVSHSGELISTLKASDIESLCQDVGIDKNRCRQLKAIFSKILTERLSKNDFSSPKTDLRAGLQEFSMMVKKKTGAELIFHSKDNKIPYGYTIIDHPGKSVMKGSEVMHLRDIISFLNLEDQKDLMPKGYRISLADPAVEVSYILSALEDVGFYEEPIRTFDLQEDIDDEAILGRNRQRKGKARTNTR from the coding sequence ATGATCGTAAAGATACTCGGCTCCTCTGCAACTTTTGCCGGGGTAAGATATAACCATGAGAAGATGCGGTCTGGCAAGGGTGAACTTTTAAAGGTTCGGAATTTCGGTAGCCTAATGGGACTGGACAGGATCGGTCCACAGGATTATATTAATTACCTGAAAGCGGTTTCAAATGAAAATAAGAGGGTAAGTAAACCCCAGTTCCATGCGGTGATCTCTGCTAAAGGTAAATCTGTTTCAAAAGATGAGCTCTTGCATACCGCGGAAAAGTGGATGGCACAAATGGGCTACGGTGAAAATCCATATCTGGTGATCTTTCATACCGATACTGAAAATAACCATGTACACATCGTATCGACCAGGATCGATAAGAACGGTAGGAAGACTTCTTCGGCCTTTGAAAAGCTCCGCTCAGTCAGGGCATTATCTATTGTGATGAAACGTGAAAAGGCTGACCTGACAATGCTTGATAAGTTGTTGGGATATAATTTTGCTAGTGTTTCACAAGTACGTACGCTTCTGGAAAACTCGGGCTTTGAGGTCCGTTTTGAAAAAGAAAACATCGAAGTATCCCATTCCGGAGAATTGATTTCAACCTTAAAGGCTTCAGATATTGAATCTTTATGCCAGGATGTGGGTATCGATAAGAACAGGTGTCGACAGCTGAAAGCTATTTTTTCAAAAATACTGACCGAGAGGTTATCCAAGAATGATTTTTCTTCTCCAAAAACTGATCTAAGAGCAGGACTACAGGAATTTTCCATGATGGTCAAAAAGAAGACAGGTGCTGAATTGATTTTTCACAGTAAAGACAATAAAATTCCCTATGGGTATACCATCATAGACCATCCCGGTAAATCGGTGATGAAAGGTTCCGAAGTGATGCACCTTAGGGATATCATTTCGTTTTTGAATCTTGAGGATCAAAAAGATCTAATGCCTAAGGGCTACAGGATTTCTCTTGCAGACCCTGCCGTTGAGGTCAGTTATATTCTTTCTGCCTTGGAGGATGTTGGTTTCTACGAAGAGCCAATCAGGACATTTGATCTTCAGGAAGACATCGATGATGAGGCCATTCTTGGGCGCAACCGTCAACGAAAAGGCAAGGCCCGGACAAATACCCGTTAA
- a CDS encoding hypothetical protein (product_source=Hypo-rule applied): MQFMKAGIKTLADELRKSIRPPEIMPTNKDPIERDKSAGKEGKGIKKELDIIILIREFDCSGNNHMLHPRLNNRTVQLLNRLKLASGLDMNRVIAFALHQLFEQHPEIKKFIKTSLENFEL, encoded by the coding sequence ATGCAATTTATGAAAGCAGGAATCAAAACGTTGGCCGATGAACTCAGAAAAAGCATCAGGCCACCTGAAATTATGCCTACAAATAAAGATCCCATTGAGCGTGATAAAAGTGCAGGCAAGGAGGGGAAAGGGATCAAAAAGGAACTGGACATTATCATCCTGATCAGAGAGTTTGACTGTTCCGGCAATAACCACATGCTGCATCCCAGACTGAACAACAGAACAGTACAGTTGCTCAATAGGCTAAAGCTGGCTTCGGGCCTGGATATGAACCGGGTAATTGCTTTTGCCCTGCACCAGCTTTTTGAGCAGCATCCCGAAATTAAAAAGTTTATTAAGACATCATTAGAAAATTTTGAACTATGA
- a CDS encoding chromosome partitioning protein (product_source=KO:K03496; cath_funfam=3.40.50.300; cog=COG1192; ko=KO:K03496; pfam=PF01656; smart=SM00382; superfamily=52540), translating to MLIIIGNQKGGAGKSTLTLLLANFLTLVKRRKVTVIDMDYQQSLSQKYEKAKLAETPEHYEIIAAGLEHFPSMYTVLSQSREHIVIIDLPGKLDDDGLIPVFSSADLVLCPFSYDEFSFDSTVLFSVVLKKINPSGHLVFIPNRVKGNVRYDTATEVEQQLSRFGKITAPISDRVDFQRTDTAQTPLSLFPVIVPVFDQIYADHIEATAVKT from the coding sequence ATGCTAATTATTATTGGAAACCAGAAGGGAGGAGCGGGGAAAAGTACGCTCACCCTTTTATTGGCCAACTTTTTAACGCTGGTCAAAAGGCGGAAGGTGACCGTTATCGATATGGACTATCAGCAGTCGCTTTCCCAGAAATATGAAAAGGCCAAACTGGCTGAAACACCAGAGCATTATGAGATCATTGCCGCCGGACTGGAACATTTTCCTTCCATGTACACCGTACTAAGCCAGAGCAGAGAACATATCGTGATCATTGATCTGCCCGGGAAACTGGATGATGACGGGCTTATCCCGGTATTCAGTTCAGCAGATCTGGTACTGTGTCCGTTTTCTTATGACGAGTTCAGTTTCGATTCAACCGTTCTTTTTTCAGTCGTGCTGAAAAAGATCAACCCATCAGGGCATCTGGTCTTTATCCCGAACCGCGTCAAGGGAAATGTTAGGTATGATACAGCTACTGAAGTAGAACAACAGCTTTCTAGGTTCGGGAAAATTACGGCTCCGATATCCGACCGCGTGGATTTCCAGCGGACCGATACCGCCCAGACCCCCTTGTCCCTTTTTCCTGTCATTGTACCCGTATTTGATCAGATCTACGCCGATCATATAGAAGCTACCGCAGTTAAAACTTAA
- a CDS encoding hypothetical protein (product_source=Hypo-rule applied; pfam=PF13572; superfamily=81343; transmembrane_helix_parts=Inside_1_38,TMhelix_39_56,Outside_57_68,TMhelix_69_91,Inside_92_92), translating to MFMVICVLTWTVAGAQPGIAEMQQARSFIRESFFSMRDLSLVLAALISIIGAVHVYHKMQMGKDVSADIPAWFFSALFIIVIHIVLVHVFGL from the coding sequence ATGTTCATGGTCATCTGTGTGCTGACCTGGACTGTGGCTGGCGCACAACCCGGAATTGCGGAAATGCAACAGGCTCGAAGTTTTATCAGGGAATCATTTTTTTCCATGAGGGACCTGTCACTTGTATTGGCTGCACTCATTTCGATTATTGGCGCAGTCCATGTGTACCATAAGATGCAGATGGGGAAAGATGTGAGTGCCGATATCCCGGCATGGTTCTTTTCAGCACTTTTTATCATTGTCATCCATATTGTACTGGTGCACGTCTTCGGGCTCTGA
- a CDS encoding hypothetical protein (product_source=Hypo-rule applied) has protein sequence MKVFLIIICAFLCRSIKAQTLYVDPVTSAAIAGHSGVINRQMDRTNDNLSLISRGQLLVTGQLVVVNDMQDRIYRGLTEVSAILNNLMSVKEITDIGLDIVSDVEKAVELGKANPVLLLFAEQNAREFRSRAVRLGSEVGAFVLKGGRDNLMDAGERSKLLNHIASEMRILRGTSYGMHRAMYWAKMRGIFAALNPWSDWVNMDVRIANDILSGAKYLKK, from the coding sequence ATGAAAGTATTTCTAATTATTATTTGTGCTTTTTTATGCCGGAGCATAAAAGCACAGACCCTTTATGTGGATCCGGTTACTTCAGCCGCAATTGCAGGGCACTCGGGTGTAATCAACCGGCAGATGGACCGTACAAATGATAACCTAAGCCTGATCTCAAGGGGACAGCTATTGGTAACAGGCCAGCTTGTCGTAGTTAACGATATGCAGGACAGGATCTACAGGGGACTGACCGAGGTATCGGCAATTCTCAACAACCTGATGTCTGTTAAGGAGATTACCGATATCGGGCTTGATATTGTTTCCGATGTAGAAAAGGCAGTGGAACTTGGAAAAGCTAATCCTGTACTATTGCTCTTTGCTGAGCAGAATGCCCGGGAGTTTAGGTCTAGGGCGGTCAGGCTCGGCTCTGAGGTTGGCGCCTTCGTGCTTAAAGGTGGACGAGATAACTTGATGGATGCTGGGGAACGCTCGAAATTGCTGAATCATATTGCATCTGAAATGCGTATCCTCAGGGGGACTTCTTATGGGATGCACCGGGCAATGTACTGGGCAAAGATGCGGGGGATATTCGCAGCGCTAAATCCCTGGTCTGATTGGGTAAATATGGATGTGCGCATCGCAAACGACATTTTATCAGGGGCTAAATACTTAAAGAAATGA
- a CDS encoding multidrug transporter EmrE-like cation transporter (product_source=COG2076; cog=COG2076; superfamily=52058; transmembrane_helix_parts=Outside_1_290,TMhelix_291_313,Inside_314_469,TMhelix_470_492,Outside_493_542,TMhelix_543_565,Inside_566_571) → MTSTSSITFLKFSREITQGGAKDYHITQAISYTDTELTNLRGLTNCIFDDKVTFNGTIFENDLIFMNCTFKAAVLFNKCQFQASITLIDCRFENDLIFNSPVFQKIALFSGKYETITFTGNVNLSSDTPTELILSRIAADEINFKVKEVNSSLTLLDCDIERIFFSSGIFNGTVSLEGEQLKFNMMAIDSCTFNERVDFRASDSGGSLNTHRTAFNQMLIFFELFRCDYISLSATIAKQRVSMSSNGNISGVSINDCDFQSSFECHKSGDSPRSTDHYFSCDISGVIRGNIIFEDIIVSSITVGCSNFGNIVFRNTETHTITIKDFLNYNKLTFANLRLVYQHHVMIIFDSNIDRTEFVNVDFRKFGELVIARSEVSNIILSNSILPPRIQIGTRDPKYGYEIPTDEKINDNTYHRENYRQLKQAMEKQGNRSAALLYKSREMHYLRKETSWGWDKILLNLNYISNNHGLSWIRGIFFTLTISLLMYIIFEISLKSSLFSFSLKYTFTQTRYAIHVGIDSFSEFLASFPLYKSQLEQADGWKAFLVIMLARIFVGYGVYQTIAAFRKYAGK, encoded by the coding sequence ATGACCAGCACCTCATCGATAACCTTTTTAAAATTTAGTCGCGAGATTACTCAAGGCGGTGCCAAAGATTATCACATTACTCAAGCCATTAGTTATACAGATACGGAGTTGACTAACCTAAGAGGGCTCACAAATTGCATTTTTGATGATAAAGTGACCTTCAATGGGACTATTTTCGAAAACGACTTGATTTTTATGAATTGCACATTTAAGGCTGCCGTTTTATTCAACAAATGTCAATTCCAAGCCAGCATTACTCTCATAGACTGTAGATTTGAGAATGACCTAATTTTTAACAGTCCAGTATTTCAGAAAATTGCACTCTTTAGCGGAAAATATGAAACGATCACTTTCACAGGAAATGTAAATCTTAGTAGTGACACACCGACAGAGTTGATATTAAGCAGGATAGCAGCTGATGAAATCAACTTTAAAGTCAAGGAGGTTAACAGCTCGCTAACGTTACTAGACTGCGATATTGAACGCATATTCTTTTCTTCCGGGATTTTCAACGGTACGGTAAGCTTAGAAGGTGAACAGCTGAAGTTTAACATGATGGCAATAGACTCCTGCACATTCAATGAGCGCGTAGACTTCAGAGCTTCAGACTCCGGAGGATCATTAAATACACACAGAACAGCATTTAACCAGATGCTTATATTTTTTGAACTTTTTCGCTGTGATTATATATCGCTTAGTGCTACAATAGCCAAACAACGCGTCAGTATGTCCAGTAACGGGAACATTTCTGGCGTTTCCATAAACGATTGCGATTTTCAGAGCAGTTTTGAATGCCACAAATCAGGTGATTCACCCAGAAGTACAGATCACTATTTCTCCTGCGATATCAGTGGCGTAATCCGTGGAAACATTATTTTCGAAGACATCATCGTCTCTTCCATCACAGTTGGATGCAGTAACTTCGGCAATATTGTATTCCGGAATACAGAAACCCATACCATAACGATCAAAGATTTCCTCAATTACAATAAGCTCACCTTCGCCAACCTTCGACTGGTCTACCAGCACCACGTGATGATTATATTCGATTCAAACATCGATAGGACTGAATTCGTAAATGTGGATTTCAGAAAATTTGGAGAACTCGTTATCGCCAGAAGCGAAGTAAGCAATATCATCCTTTCAAACTCTATTCTTCCTCCCAGGATCCAGATTGGCACCCGTGACCCGAAATATGGTTACGAGATCCCAACAGATGAAAAGATCAATGACAACACCTATCACAGAGAAAACTACCGACAGTTAAAACAGGCAATGGAAAAACAGGGAAACCGCAGTGCAGCGCTACTTTATAAATCAAGGGAAATGCACTACCTGAGGAAAGAAACTAGCTGGGGATGGGACAAAATCCTACTCAATCTTAACTACATCTCTAACAATCATGGATTAAGCTGGATCAGAGGCATATTTTTTACACTAACCATATCGTTGTTAATGTATATCATATTCGAAATCAGCCTAAAGTCATCCCTATTCAGCTTCTCCTTAAAATATACGTTCACACAAACAAGATATGCCATACACGTTGGTATTGACTCCTTTTCTGAATTTTTAGCCTCATTCCCTCTATATAAGTCCCAGCTAGAGCAGGCCGATGGATGGAAGGCATTCCTAGTGATAATGCTGGCAAGGATATTTGTCGGTTACGGTGTTTATCAGACCATTGCAGCGTTCAGAAAATATGCCGGAAAATAG
- a CDS encoding hypothetical protein (product_source=Hypo-rule applied; cleavage_site_network=SignalP-TM; pfam=PF13572; transmembrane_helix_parts=Inside_1_6,TMhelix_7_29,Outside_30_43,TMhelix_44_66,Inside_67_78,TMhelix_79_101,Outside_102_102) codes for MKKIKNLRFIIFLYLCTINGYVMAQSGVNGLNTATSTLKTYVDPATNIALVIGGLVGIVGGIRVYSKWNSGDQDINKELMGWGGSCLFLVLSSLIVKAFFGL; via the coding sequence ATGAAAAAAATCAAAAATTTAAGATTCATTATTTTTTTATACCTGTGCACGATCAATGGATACGTTATGGCACAGAGTGGAGTAAACGGCCTGAACACGGCTACCAGCACACTTAAAACTTATGTAGATCCGGCAACCAACATTGCCCTGGTAATCGGTGGGCTGGTCGGCATTGTAGGTGGGATCCGCGTATATTCCAAATGGAACAGCGGAGATCAGGACATTAATAAGGAGCTAATGGGCTGGGGAGGCTCCTGTCTTTTTCTGGTTCTTTCATCCCTTATCGTTAAAGCTTTTTTTGGCCTGTAA
- a CDS encoding conjugation system TraG family ATPase (product_source=TIGR03783; cath_funfam=3.40.50.300; pfam=PF19044; smart=SM00382; superfamily=52540; tigrfam=TIGR03783): MVRQKEFRVPYLGIDIGAELDILYGLNGEFSVLIDITNPVLRFGGDTVAYDNFHELFANLARVIGEGHVIQKQDIIYKADYHYQMADEYLQDSYNRHFEGRQYVKLQTVLTITRQVKKGAFFVHDKKSLAEFKITVAKVIGMLNSSGMKPRAMRDREINMFIMKIMAMQFGEESISLDNYHPTDTEVNIGAHSFRSVPLINIDQVDLPALLPTSVKLSEKESLKGFPTDVLSFLFKVPNCSSIVYNQILEIPSQTMTVRQMELKRKRHSGIPDPANNLCVEDISLLLDEVARDGRLLINAHFNIIVCAEKSLLNTAYNYIESALFRTGIIPSRNAYNQLELFRTALPGNAAELRKYDWFLTTAEAAICLLLKESLPKDEQSGFLVRFTDRSGIPIAIDLADLPMSSGRITNRNKFVLGPSGTGKSFFMNSLIEQYLLYNMDTVIIDTGHSYSGLCQYAGGRYITYSDNSPITMNPFAISEEEYNIEKKEFILVLILVCLKGPEGDASQLERDVISEVITSYYAKWFSMGESSGIKKLKFDSFYTYAIEKIPLIMKENAVPFDFEGFRFIMRKFCTGGEFGAILNEDADKSLLNERLVIFEIDSIKEHALLFAIVTLNIMDIFIQKMRYRNFLRKSLVIEEAWKAISSPLMVGFLVYVDKTVRKFWGELILVTQDLADVVGNAVVKDTIISSSDTVILLDQAKFRDNYNEIAAMLSISKTERNKIFSTNQLDNREGRSPFKEVYIRRGDVGEVYGVEVSLQQYLTYTTEKPEKLAVQNYLAKAGSYPKALEAFIDDLKSSGLFLGDFVKQVNSVDPGSLKNA, encoded by the coding sequence ATGGTAAGACAAAAAGAATTTAGGGTACCCTATTTGGGGATCGATATCGGTGCTGAACTGGATATTTTATACGGACTCAATGGAGAATTCTCCGTGCTGATCGATATTACAAACCCAGTGCTCAGGTTTGGCGGAGATACCGTGGCCTATGATAATTTTCATGAGCTATTTGCAAACCTGGCCAGGGTCATTGGAGAAGGCCATGTTATCCAGAAGCAGGATATTATTTATAAGGCTGATTATCATTATCAGATGGCCGATGAGTATCTGCAGGACAGTTATAATAGACATTTTGAAGGAAGGCAATACGTAAAACTTCAGACGGTACTGACCATTACCAGGCAGGTAAAAAAAGGGGCATTTTTTGTTCACGATAAAAAGTCGCTTGCTGAGTTTAAAATTACAGTTGCCAAGGTTATAGGTATGCTTAACAGTTCCGGAATGAAGCCCAGGGCGATGAGGGACAGGGAGATCAACATGTTTATTATGAAGATCATGGCGATGCAGTTCGGGGAAGAAAGTATTTCACTGGACAATTATCATCCCACCGATACCGAGGTAAATATCGGAGCACATTCTTTCCGTTCTGTGCCTTTAATCAATATTGATCAGGTCGATCTGCCTGCCCTGCTTCCGACATCGGTAAAGCTATCGGAAAAAGAAAGTCTTAAGGGATTTCCTACTGACGTTCTTTCGTTTCTTTTTAAAGTACCGAACTGTTCCTCCATTGTGTATAATCAGATTCTCGAAATACCTTCGCAGACCATGACGGTCAGGCAGATGGAACTTAAGCGGAAACGGCATAGTGGAATACCCGATCCTGCAAACAATCTGTGTGTGGAGGATATTTCTTTATTACTGGATGAAGTGGCGAGGGATGGCAGGTTACTGATAAACGCGCATTTTAATATCATTGTATGTGCAGAAAAGTCATTGCTCAACACGGCTTATAACTATATTGAAAGCGCGCTGTTCAGGACCGGGATTATCCCTAGCAGGAATGCCTACAACCAACTGGAATTATTCAGGACGGCACTACCCGGCAATGCTGCTGAACTCAGGAAGTATGACTGGTTTCTGACCACTGCCGAAGCCGCTATATGTCTTTTACTAAAAGAAAGCCTCCCAAAAGATGAGCAATCAGGATTTCTCGTCCGTTTTACTGACAGGTCCGGAATCCCGATCGCAATTGATCTTGCGGATCTGCCGATGTCTTCTGGAAGGATCACAAACCGGAATAAATTTGTTCTTGGTCCGTCTGGTACCGGTAAGTCTTTTTTTATGAATTCCCTGATCGAACAGTATCTGCTATATAATATGGATACCGTGATCATTGATACAGGTCATTCCTACTCAGGACTGTGCCAGTATGCCGGCGGTAGGTATATCACCTATAGCGATAACAGTCCCATAACGATGAACCCATTTGCCATTAGTGAGGAGGAGTACAATATTGAGAAAAAGGAATTTATCCTGGTGTTGATTCTCGTCTGTTTAAAAGGGCCGGAAGGTGATGCCAGCCAGCTGGAAAGGGATGTGATCTCTGAAGTGATTACTTCTTACTATGCAAAATGGTTTTCTATGGGAGAATCCTCAGGGATCAAAAAACTCAAGTTTGATTCTTTCTATACTTATGCAATTGAAAAAATCCCGCTGATCATGAAGGAGAATGCTGTTCCTTTTGATTTTGAAGGCTTCCGTTTTATCATGCGGAAATTCTGCACGGGTGGAGAATTCGGTGCCATACTTAATGAAGATGCAGACAAATCCCTGTTGAATGAACGGCTGGTCATATTTGAAATTGACAGTATCAAGGAGCATGCCTTGCTTTTCGCGATCGTCACGCTGAATATAATGGACATCTTCATCCAGAAAATGCGCTATAGGAATTTTCTGCGGAAATCACTGGTAATCGAGGAAGCGTGGAAAGCGATTTCATCACCCCTAATGGTAGGTTTCCTGGTATATGTCGATAAAACGGTCAGAAAATTCTGGGGCGAATTGATACTGGTGACCCAGGATCTCGCGGATGTGGTAGGCAATGCAGTGGTAAAAGATACCATTATAAGCAGTTCTGATACTGTAATACTGCTTGATCAGGCCAAATTCCGGGACAATTACAATGAAATAGCGGCGATGCTATCTATTTCAAAAACTGAAAGGAACAAGATTTTCAGTACCAATCAACTGGATAACCGCGAAGGCAGGAGTCCCTTTAAGGAAGTGTATATCAGAAGGGGAGACGTTGGAGAGGTCTATGGTGTTGAGGTTTCCCTTCAGCAGTACCTGACTTATACCACGGAAAAACCCGAGAAGCTGGCTGTGCAAAATTATCTGGCAAAGGCTGGTTCTTACCCTAAGGCGCTCGAAGCCTTCATTGATGATCTTAAAAGTTCCGGACTTTTCCTTGGTGATTTCGTTAAACAGGTCAATTCGGTTGATCCTGGATCATTAAAAAACGCTTAA